Below is a genomic region from Aurantimonas sp. HBX-1.
TCGGCCATCGCGTGGATGGCGTTCCAGTCCGGCCGGTCCGCCGCCAGGAGCTTTGCCAGCGTCGCATTGATCTCGATGCCACCGCTGCCGATCAGCATCAGCGCCTGCCGCGCGCTGCCCTCGGCCAGCGGCGCCGCCGCCCTGATGTCCGCGGCGTCGGTGCCGGGGCGGCTGGCGGCGACGGCGGCGGTCAGCTCGGCGGTCCCGAGCGGCTCGAAGCGCAGCAGACGGCACCGCGAGCGGATGGTCGGCAGGAGCCGTCCCGGCGCGTGGCTGGTGATCAGGAAGGTCGAGCGCGGCGGCGGTTCCTCGAGGATTTTCAGGAGAGCGTTCGCGGCGCTGCGGTTCATGTCGTCGGCCGGGTCGATCAGGGCGACCCGCCAGCCGGCGCCTGATGCCGTCGCCTGGAAGAACCGGTTCAGCCGGCGCACCTCGTCGACGGTGATCTGGGTGCGGAAGCCGCCGGTGCGTTCGTTGCCCGGCCGCACGATGTGGATGAGGCCCGGATGCGTCCCCTGGGCGATCTGCCTGACCACGGGATCGTCGCCGGCGAAGGCGGCGGTGGCGCCCTCGCGGCTTCCGGGGCGCGCGCCCAGCAGGATGCGCGCGAAGGCGTAGGCCGCCGTCGCCTTGCCGATGCCTACCGCCCCCTGCAGCAGCCAGGCATGGTGAAACCGCTCGCCGGCGCGCGCCGCCAGCAGCTCCTGCCAGGCATGGCGATGCCCGAAGAGGCTGAGCGTCGAGGACGGACCGGCGACGCCGTCGATGTCGTCATGCGCCGGAGGTGCTCCGAGATCGACGTCGCTCATCGCACCCGCCGGCCGGCATCCAGCGACTGGCCGACCGCCTCGAAGCGTGCCGCCTCCAGACGATCGTCGACGATCTCAGCGATCTCGGCGGCGACTTCGTCGATGGGCTGCGCGCCGTCGACGACGACGCAGCGGTCCGGCTCTTCCGCCGCGATCTTCAGGAAGGCCTGGCGCCGCCGCTCGTGCAATGCCTCGGCTTCCTTCTCGAAGCGGTCGATCGCGGCACTGCCGCGGCGTTCCCTGGCCCGGGCGGCGCCGAGATCAGCCGGCACGTCGAGGATCAGCGTCAGGTCCGGATAGACGCCGTCGAGGGTCGAGCGCTCGAGTCGCTGCATGAGGCCCTGATCGAGCGGGCCGTCGAGGAACTGGTAGACGCGCGTGGAGTCGTGGAAGCGGTCGCAGAGGACGATGTCGCCGCGCGCCAGGGCCGGACGGATGACCAAGGCGATGTGGTCGGCGCGCGCGGCGGAGAACAGGATCGCCTCCATCTCGGGGCCGAGCGCTTCGGCGGCGCCGGAGAGGATCACGTGGCGGATCGCGTCGGCACCGGGCGAGCCGCCGGGCTCGCGCGTCGTCACGACCGCGTGGCCGCGGCGGCGAAGATGTTCGGCCAGGCGCAGGATCTGCGTGGTCTTGCCGCTGCCTTCGCCGCCCTCGAAGGTGATGAACATGCTTGTCACTGCCACTCCGCCGTCAAAATGCCCGCACCCAGCCGAAGGCGAGTTCCTTGGCCGCGCCGAGCGCCCGGTCGGCGAAGCTGCCTGTCGGCGATGCACTGCCGGCAACCAGCTGCTGCGAGAGGACCGGCTCGCCGTCGACCAGCACGTCGAGCGTGGCGACCGGGTCGCCCTCCGCGACGGGGGCGATCAGCGGCCCGTCGTAGCGGATGCGGGCGCGCACGCGGTCGCCCGCCTCCACCGGTAGCAGCACGCTCACCGGCGCCGCGGCGACCGCCGGAACCCAGCCGGCGGTGCCGCCGAAGACGCCGGCGGTCCCGATCGTCGTTCCGGCCTCGAAGAGCTGCACCTGCTCGAAGGAATCGCGCGCCCAGCCGAGTAGCTTGATGGCCTCCGCGGCGCGCTCGCGCTCGCTTTCGAGGCCGCTCATCGCCAGATAGGTCACCCGTCCATCCTGTTCGGTGGCCCCGAGCAGTGCGTAGCCCGAGGCCTCGGTGTAGCCGGTGGCGAGGCCGTCGGCGCCGATCCCGGCGGACAGCAGCGGGTTGCGGTTGCGCTGGAAGATCTTGTTCCACTCGAAGGAAGGCTCGGCGTAGATCGCGTAGAGGTCCGGATAGGTGTTGCGCATGTGGCGGGCGAGCTTCACGAGGTCGGTCACCGTCACCTGCTGTCCCTCCGCCGGCAGCCCGGTCGGGTTGACGAAGTGCGAGTTGGTGAGGCCGAGTTCCGCCGCCCGCTCGTTCATGCGCTCGGCGAACGCCGCCTCCGAGCCTTCCATGCCCTCGGCGAGGATGATCGCAGCATCGTTGGCCGCCTGGACGATCGTGCCGCGGATCAGGTCGGCCACCGGCACCTGCGAGTTCAGCGCCGCGAACATCGTCGATGTCCCAGAAGGCGCGCCGCCGGTGCGCCAGGCGTGTTCGCTGACCGGGAAGGTCGTGTCGAGGCTGATCTCGCCGGCGCGCAGCGCCGCGAACACGATCTCCATGGTCATGATCTTGGCGAGCGAGGCGGGCGGGAACGGCTGCGCGGGATTCTTCTGGAAGAGGATCGTGCCGGTCTCGCCGTCCACGAGCAGGACCTCGGATGCGGTGGTCTCCACGGCGGGAGGGGCCGCCTCCTGGGCGGGCACGGACGGTGCCGGGAATACCAGGACGGTCGCGGCGACGAGCGCCGTGAGGATGGTTATCCGGAACATGGGACGGACCTTCGGCCTTGTGCCGGACGCAGCATTGCATCCGCGGAACGCGCCCCAAACTAGGCCGTCAGCCCCGCCGACGGCAAGTTCGTTCGCGCCGGTCAGTCGCGGATGACGAAAGCGTCAGCCGCCCCGACCTGCCAGAGCCGCCGAAGCACCGCGTCGGTCGAGGCATCGCCGTCGACGCTGAGCGAAGCGGAGATCTGCCCCGTGCCGGGCGCCGTCTCGGTTTCCAGCGCGCCCTCGCCCAGCGTGACGCTGCGGACGCGCTCCATGAGGGCGGGGTCGATGACGCCGATCTGGATCCGCTCGCCGCCGGCGGCCTGCGGCCCTGCCGCCGCCTGCTGGACCGCGGCGAGCGCGCCTCCCTGCACTGTCGCGCCGGCATAGGAGGCGCTGAAGGCCGGGATGCGGGCTGCGCCGAGCAGCCGGCCGAGATCGATGCCGCCGGCACGGCTGCCGCCCTCGGCCGCTCGATCGAGCGGACGGACGCCCGGGAGCCCGATGGCCCCGGCAAAGGCCATCAGCGGCCCGCCTTCGCGTGATGCCCCCTGCCCTTCGGCGACCATGACCGGCGCCTCGCCGACGTTCTCGCCGGGCTGGTAGCTGGCCATCAGCATCTTCGTGTCGTCGCCCTCGAGCGGTGCCCGGCCGACATATTCGACGGTCACGTCGGCAACGCCGGCGTGCTTGAACCCCAGGAGTTCGGCCGCCTGCGAGGAGACGTCGATCTCGCGGCCATGCGAGAACGGCCCGCGGTCATTGACCCGGACCATCACCCGGCTGCCGGTCTTCTTGTTGGTGACCATCGCATAGGACGGCAGCGGGAACGTCTTGTGGGCCGCAGACAGGCCGTGCATGTCGTAGATCTCGCCATTCGCGGTGAGCCGGCCGTGGAAGTTCGGGCCGTACCAGGACGCCTGGCCTTCCCCGACATAGCCGGGCTCGTCCTTGGGGTAGTACCACTCGCCGCGCACCTTGTAGGGCTTGCCGACATGCGAGCGGCCGCCGCCCTTGGGAACGCGCTTGAGATTGGTGACGCGGGGGCTGGCCGGGACGCCGAAGGTCTGGGAATCGAACTTCACGGCAGTGCCGATCTCGGCGAGTTCGTCCACCGGCGAGCCGGCGCCGCTGCCCTGGCAGGCGGGCAGTACCAGCCCGACGGCCAGCACCATCCCGAGGGCGGTCATCCGACGCCCGTATTCCGCAGCCACAATGGCCATGCGGTCCCCCTTCCCCATGCAATGCTCTGCACTGGGTCACGACGGACGCTCCCCAGCGCCCAAACCCCTGAAGCCGCCGAGTTAACAGCGTATGAATCTGTGAATCAACGTGACCGGGCGTGAAAAAGCGCTGTCGCATTTCGCCGAGGCTCTTGACGAGGCTCCGGTGCAACAATGTTGGCGGCAGGCGGCATGATGGCTCGCCTCGGCGCGCCTCACCGCCCCGAGTCTCACGCGTCCTCAAGCGGTTATCGTCGGTTTCGGATGATTTGCGCCCTGCTGCCGCGGCCCGCGCCAGCTATTACCCGCCCCTCCCGGCCGCCACATTCTGACGCGGTTTCCGCCGCAGTCGATGCGGAATCACGAATTGTTACACCCGCCGCGGAGCCGCCGTCCCAATGCCGATTGCGGCTTCGGGCCGCTGCCTGGCGTTCCCCCACTCTTGTCACCGCCGCACCGCGAGGGTAACCCGGCAGCAGCGGATGGGTGGCCGAGCGGTTGAAGGCACCGGTCTTGAAAACCGGCGGGCGGGAGACCGTCTCGTGGGTTCGAATCCCACCCCATCCGCCACTTGCCTCACATAGCGTTCCCCCGATCGGGCAGCGACGGATTTACGCGTGTTTTCGAGGATTGTGCTCGATGAGCTGGGCCGCGGCTCGGGCGCCAGGTGGGCCAGAAGCTTTATCCCGGAGCCAGTTTTCTCCGTACCTCATGACGGCATCGTTCGAATCTGTCGAGGCGCAACGCCGTCTCTGGGGCCGTTGGGCGTTTGCATGACCTCACCTGCAAGGCTGAAGGAGAACCGTATCAATGACAGCTGCAGCAAGGCCGTTCGCTCAATCCTTCTTCCACGGCACCAAAGCAGATCTGAAAGTCGGAGACGTGATCAAGGTTGGTCACAACTCCAATTTCCTCGAGGCCGGCGCGCTCTCCTGGACTTACTTTTCGGCGACGCTGGATGCCGCGATCTGGGGCGCGGAACTGTCCAAGGGCGGCGGCCGGGAACGGATCTATGTCGTTGAACCCACTGGCTCAATCGAAGATGATCCCAACCTGACCGACGAGCGTTTCACCGGCAATCCATCCATGTCCTACCGTTCGCGCGACCCGCTCTTGATCGTCGCCGAGGTGATGGGTTGGCAGGGACATCCAGCCGAGCAAATCCAGCAGATGAAACAGGGGCTAGATCGATTGAAGGCGGAAGGCGCGAACGTCATCATCGACTGACATGTGAGCAGTTGAAGCCATCCATGAGACACGAATGGATCAGACTGAACACCTGCGAGAAAATCGGCCTCATTGGCCGAGCACCGGTCGATCAGTCACGCTGCCGTTCGGTAGACCGGTCAGCCAATGCCGTTCGGTCGAGCCGCAGGAGACGACCCGAGTGATAGGGCCGGCTTCACCGCCCGGATAGGCGCCCTTGGCCGACCCAGCGACGGGGAGTCAGGCACGAGGGCTCTCTGCACGGCCGAGCACGCATTTGGGGACGCGCGAGGCAGGGAGATCGATCTTACCCCAAATTGCGCACGGGCTCACCTCGCGGACCCGGGGACGGGTCGATCGACCCGTCCCCGCCGTGCCTTCGGTCACATCAGCCAGTTCGGGAGGAACAGCGTGATCTGCGGGAACACGATCATCAGCGAGACCAGCGCCAGAACCGCCAGGGCGAAGGGGATCAGCTCGGCCGAATAGGCGCTGTACGGCGTTCGCAGGATGCCGCAGACGGTGAACATCGAGACGCCGAAGGGCGGGGTCATTCCGCCGAAGGTGACGAGCGTCATCATCACCAGGCCGAAATGCACCGGATCGACGCCGGCCGCCGTGATCACCGGCACCAGGATCGGCGTCAGCAGCAGGACGAGCACCGTGGCTTCCACGAACATGCCGAGGACCAGCAGGAACCCGGCGATCGTGAACAGCAGCGTCGTGGGCTCGGTGAAGGCGACGAG
It encodes:
- a CDS encoding DNA polymerase III subunit delta': MSDVDLGAPPAHDDIDGVAGPSSTLSLFGHRHAWQELLAARAGERFHHAWLLQGAVGIGKATAAYAFARILLGARPGSREGATAAFAGDDPVVRQIAQGTHPGLIHIVRPGNERTGGFRTQITVDEVRRLNRFFQATASGAGWRVALIDPADDMNRSAANALLKILEEPPPRSTFLITSHAPGRLLPTIRSRCRLLRFEPLGTAELTAAVAASRPGTDAADIRAAAPLAEGSARQALMLIGSGGIEINATLAKLLAADRPDWNAIHAMADALTLKGREAAYDLLVAALLAAIAEASEARLDAGDGEGAALLAALWQAESVRLREAAAYNLDRKQALLTLFDGLYAERSARHAA
- the tmk gene encoding dTMP kinase encodes the protein MFITFEGGEGSGKTTQILRLAEHLRRRGHAVVTTREPGGSPGADAIRHVILSGAAEALGPEMEAILFSAARADHIALVIRPALARGDIVLCDRFHDSTRVYQFLDGPLDQGLMQRLERSTLDGVYPDLTLILDVPADLGAARARERRGSAAIDRFEKEAEALHERRRQAFLKIAAEEPDRCVVVDGAQPIDEVAAEIAEIVDDRLEAARFEAVGQSLDAGRRVR
- a CDS encoding D-alanyl-D-alanine carboxypeptidase family protein, with amino-acid sequence MFRITILTALVAATVLVFPAPSVPAQEAAPPAVETTASEVLLVDGETGTILFQKNPAQPFPPASLAKIMTMEIVFAALRAGEISLDTTFPVSEHAWRTGGAPSGTSTMFAALNSQVPVADLIRGTIVQAANDAAIILAEGMEGSEAAFAERMNERAAELGLTNSHFVNPTGLPAEGQQVTVTDLVKLARHMRNTYPDLYAIYAEPSFEWNKIFQRNRNPLLSAGIGADGLATGYTEASGYALLGATEQDGRVTYLAMSGLESERERAAEAIKLLGWARDSFEQVQLFEAGTTIGTAGVFGGTAGWVPAVAAAPVSVLLPVEAGDRVRARIRYDGPLIAPVAEGDPVATLDVLVDGEPVLSQQLVAGSASPTGSFADRALGAAKELAFGWVRAF
- a CDS encoding septal ring lytic transglycosylase RlpA family protein, which gives rise to MAIVAAEYGRRMTALGMVLAVGLVLPACQGSGAGSPVDELAEIGTAVKFDSQTFGVPASPRVTNLKRVPKGGGRSHVGKPYKVRGEWYYPKDEPGYVGEGQASWYGPNFHGRLTANGEIYDMHGLSAAHKTFPLPSYAMVTNKKTGSRVMVRVNDRGPFSHGREIDVSSQAAELLGFKHAGVADVTVEYVGRAPLEGDDTKMLMASYQPGENVGEAPVMVAEGQGASREGGPLMAFAGAIGLPGVRPLDRAAEGGSRAGGIDLGRLLGAARIPAFSASYAGATVQGGALAAVQQAAAGPQAAGGERIQIGVIDPALMERVRSVTLGEGALETETAPGTGQISASLSVDGDASTDAVLRRLWQVGAADAFVIRD
- the arr gene encoding NAD(+)--rifampin ADP-ribosyltransferase; its protein translation is MTAAARPFAQSFFHGTKADLKVGDVIKVGHNSNFLEAGALSWTYFSATLDAAIWGAELSKGGGRERIYVVEPTGSIEDDPNLTDERFTGNPSMSYRSRDPLLIVAEVMGWQGHPAEQIQQMKQGLDRLKAEGANVIID